In Deinococcus puniceus, one genomic interval encodes:
- a CDS encoding peptidase C39 family protein, whose protein sequence is MQLPILLSLMLLGSAGASTMTYPASTTTLHERAQDWAGAELRGVEVRGQTLMLAAGATSGTLTGQPIKVAAFDELVPSWNSTTPGAGSVTLEVRAQTGTAWTRWFSFGTWSSADGRASLNGQKDAAGQILTDTLRLSAKATSYQYRVTLRGAGTSVRLLAFNTSDRAKRAAGLGQASNRAAWGKVTDVPQRSQMVFAEGAGWCSPTSTSMILALYGVNVAVPTAAKGMFDRVYEGTGNWPFNTAYAGEKGMRAFITRLPSLAAAEKYTGAGLPLAVSLGWKAGELPGAPIPSSDGHLMVLVGFDKSGNPVMNDPAAPTDAGVRRTYPRAPFEKLWLTHSGGLSYVIAPQGIALP, encoded by the coding sequence CGGCGTCAACCACCACCCTTCATGAGCGGGCGCAGGACTGGGCAGGCGCGGAATTGCGCGGCGTAGAGGTGCGCGGGCAAACGCTGATGCTGGCCGCAGGCGCAACGAGCGGCACGCTGACCGGGCAGCCCATCAAGGTGGCGGCTTTCGACGAACTGGTGCCCTCTTGGAACAGCACCACCCCCGGCGCGGGCAGCGTGACGCTGGAAGTGCGGGCGCAAACGGGCACAGCTTGGACGCGCTGGTTTTCCTTCGGGACATGGAGCAGCGCTGATGGGCGGGCCAGCCTGAACGGGCAAAAGGACGCAGCGGGCCAGATCCTGACCGATACCTTGCGCCTGAGTGCCAAAGCCACAAGTTACCAGTACCGCGTGACGTTGCGCGGGGCGGGAACGAGCGTGCGCCTCTTGGCCTTCAATACTTCTGACCGGGCCAAGCGGGCCGCTGGATTGGGACAGGCCAGCAACCGGGCGGCGTGGGGCAAAGTCACCGACGTGCCGCAGCGTTCGCAAATGGTGTTCGCGGAGGGTGCGGGCTGGTGCAGCCCCACGAGTACCTCCATGATTCTGGCCCTCTACGGCGTGAATGTGGCCGTGCCCACCGCCGCCAAAGGCATGTTTGACCGCGTCTACGAGGGCACGGGCAACTGGCCCTTCAATACTGCTTATGCGGGCGAGAAAGGAATGAGGGCCTTCATTACTCGCCTGCCGAGCCTCGCTGCCGCAGAGAAATACACGGGTGCAGGCCTGCCGTTGGCGGTCAGTTTGGGTTGGAAGGCAGGCGAATTGCCCGGTGCGCCGATTCCCAGCAGCGACGGCCACCTGATGGTACTGGTAGGTTTCGACAAATCCGGCAACCCCGTGATGAATGACCCCGCCGCCCCCACCGACGCGGGCGTGCGGCGCACCTATCCCCGCGCCCCCTTTGAAAAGCTGTGGCTGACGCATTCGGGCGGGCTGAGCTACGTGATCGCGCCGCAGGGAATAGCGTTGCCCTGA